In Microbacterium enclense, one genomic interval encodes:
- a CDS encoding DUF5979 domain-containing protein translates to MTLAHPSRIGHRSRIRRLATPLAIAAVVLASLAAAPAASAAPAVSFAMTATTVAPPPTPVTSVPTGSQISYQLSLQCSGTEPCRDVVIDLSGDRVASGIETYASWTPPTGVAATIATTSTGVRITFPNVVPAGFSQTFPVVFNTQNWSTPNGTVATMVGTMTGSNFPAPAPVTSAVTLTATNMAYTLDKHTVTGADASAGGTDFAYDIWLKAVSETSCSGGGATPSGMSRLQQFTLSDPLPAGAEFVSASAYAAQLPSPLTPTYDAGTRTVSVTFTGGVSALCGTYNSGLNPTGMRVTVRWPASALPDGTASTTITNTASASGTYVDGTPLELQSSVTHALRPFESSGHVLFAKYLRFFGANYAYPAPGSPQFVLDYGNASSSTLNTSRAVITDPALSRPTQALEFSPVSTSGTLRWTASDGTTGSVSNPGWVTMADILPAGTTLSSFQFEDDLPLGPGERRYVVVYSAPTTNADVGSYDNCASATLSFSGGSDAVSPTSCAPYSVVESVPNVWTGTGLTHNALSGSVVNGQPVYFHAAVQGDGATPLHPQMTICLPPGWTITPGTLVAASTISLGFSVVGTKNRADGYTCTTLVWPSGVQLTSSQQVRVNFTATASGTSPAGDNTFELWGGDSTRTLTDTSMSGGYSWGSVDTQDVDGDSNTTEWLSRGVDSVTVGQITDVNVVKYVAADGSGLSTSPPGSPTIVLPGTSTADYRLVFRNNGNVPTTGLVAYDVLPYSGDTGISESVQGSPRGSTFDVLVTSPVATPAGISVQYSESSNPCRPEVNPSPTGTCDNDWSPSLPAGGARALRFAYTGSDPLAPGTSYTVDFEADTSAGQPGQAACNSVAIDTDQTLATEPSPSCIRVNQLGDLFVKKQLRGAGVKLVDRSTFTFGITCTYRAQTVRQTSITVTGSGDLLTSDPVTGVPIGSLCVVTETDNGGADFTPPPVSVLIMDPDTPTAVNVTNWFTVATVDVAKVAVGDGASLTAVADDTYELQVTCQMEEGGVRTTLHSSLVSVRAGETVTVKDSDGDPVLLPVGARCYAAETDAGYASESKIDFDSYQNGAVVTSHQSDDPQQLHLTATNTFDAATLTISKVVTGTGPGGSFPFRLACTLDGQPYALADDDSAFSLSDGETRAVQVTPGVRCAVTELDPRNATVTYLDDSGATDDGVYDSVEETAAITVTNFFAPPPVDSLPTGDGDETGNGPGTGGVSHSPGGGSLASTGGAVAGSAALAGLLLLLLGGFMIRRRREQS, encoded by the coding sequence ATGACCCTTGCACACCCCTCGCGGATCGGTCACCGGTCCCGCATCAGACGTCTCGCGACGCCGTTGGCCATCGCCGCGGTCGTCCTCGCGTCGCTGGCGGCGGCACCGGCCGCCTCGGCCGCGCCCGCGGTCAGCTTCGCCATGACCGCGACGACCGTCGCCCCACCGCCCACTCCTGTCACGAGCGTTCCGACGGGAAGCCAGATCTCCTATCAGCTGTCGCTGCAGTGTTCCGGGACGGAGCCCTGTCGCGACGTCGTGATCGACCTCAGCGGCGACCGGGTCGCGTCGGGCATCGAGACGTATGCCTCGTGGACACCACCGACCGGCGTGGCCGCGACGATCGCCACGACGTCGACCGGCGTGCGCATCACGTTCCCCAACGTCGTTCCCGCGGGCTTCTCCCAGACCTTCCCGGTGGTGTTCAACACCCAGAACTGGAGCACACCGAACGGCACCGTGGCGACCATGGTCGGAACCATGACGGGGAGCAACTTCCCCGCTCCCGCTCCGGTGACGAGCGCCGTCACGTTGACGGCCACCAACATGGCCTACACGCTCGACAAGCACACCGTCACGGGTGCCGACGCGTCCGCGGGCGGTACGGACTTCGCTTATGACATCTGGCTCAAGGCGGTGAGCGAGACAAGCTGCTCGGGCGGTGGAGCCACCCCTTCAGGGATGTCCCGTCTCCAGCAGTTCACGCTGTCGGACCCGCTGCCTGCGGGCGCGGAGTTCGTCAGCGCGAGCGCCTACGCCGCGCAACTCCCCTCGCCTCTTACGCCGACCTACGACGCCGGCACGAGGACAGTGTCGGTCACCTTCACGGGCGGAGTCTCCGCTCTCTGCGGCACCTACAACTCTGGTTTGAACCCGACGGGGATGCGCGTCACCGTGCGATGGCCTGCGTCTGCCCTCCCCGACGGGACCGCTTCCACCACGATCACAAACACCGCGTCGGCTTCCGGCACCTACGTCGACGGCACTCCCCTGGAACTTCAGAGCTCCGTGACGCACGCCCTGCGCCCGTTCGAGTCCAGCGGTCATGTGCTCTTCGCGAAGTACCTGCGTTTCTTCGGTGCGAACTACGCCTACCCGGCTCCCGGCTCGCCCCAGTTCGTACTGGACTACGGCAACGCCTCGTCCAGCACGCTGAACACGTCACGCGCAGTGATCACCGATCCCGCGCTGAGTCGACCCACCCAGGCACTTGAGTTCTCTCCGGTGTCCACCTCGGGAACCCTGCGGTGGACGGCCTCCGACGGCACCACCGGTTCGGTGAGCAACCCGGGCTGGGTGACGATGGCCGATATCCTCCCCGCCGGCACGACACTGTCGAGCTTCCAGTTCGAAGACGATCTTCCCCTCGGACCGGGGGAGAGGCGCTACGTCGTCGTGTATTCCGCGCCGACAACGAACGCGGACGTCGGTTCCTACGACAACTGCGCCTCGGCGACCCTGAGCTTCAGCGGTGGTTCTGACGCTGTCTCTCCCACCTCCTGTGCCCCCTACAGCGTCGTCGAGAGCGTGCCGAACGTCTGGACCGGAACGGGGCTGACGCACAACGCTCTGAGCGGGAGCGTCGTCAACGGACAACCGGTGTACTTCCACGCCGCGGTGCAGGGAGACGGTGCCACGCCGCTGCATCCGCAGATGACGATCTGCCTCCCCCCGGGCTGGACGATCACGCCGGGCACTCTCGTGGCTGCGAGCACCATCTCGTTGGGCTTCAGTGTCGTCGGCACGAAGAACCGAGCCGATGGCTACACCTGTACGACGCTCGTATGGCCATCCGGGGTGCAGCTCACGAGTTCCCAGCAGGTGCGAGTGAATTTCACCGCCACCGCCTCCGGTACCTCACCGGCGGGCGACAATACCTTCGAGCTGTGGGGCGGGGACAGTACTCGAACGCTGACGGACACATCGATGTCCGGGGGGTACTCCTGGGGGTCCGTCGACACGCAAGACGTCGACGGCGACTCGAACACCACGGAGTGGCTGTCACGGGGCGTCGACAGCGTCACCGTCGGCCAGATCACCGACGTGAACGTGGTCAAGTACGTCGCGGCTGACGGTAGCGGCCTGTCCACATCGCCTCCCGGGTCCCCCACCATCGTCCTCCCGGGCACGTCAACGGCCGACTATCGTCTGGTGTTCCGCAACAACGGCAACGTCCCCACCACCGGTCTCGTCGCCTACGACGTCCTGCCCTACAGCGGAGACACGGGGATCAGTGAGAGCGTGCAGGGGAGTCCCCGCGGGTCCACCTTCGACGTCCTGGTCACGTCACCGGTTGCCACTCCTGCGGGGATCTCGGTGCAGTACTCCGAGTCGTCGAACCCCTGTCGGCCGGAGGTCAATCCCTCGCCGACGGGGACGTGCGACAACGACTGGTCGCCCAGCCTGCCGGCCGGGGGAGCCCGTGCGCTGCGCTTCGCGTACACCGGTAGCGACCCGCTGGCGCCCGGCACCTCGTACACGGTCGACTTCGAGGCGGACACCAGCGCGGGTCAGCCGGGACAGGCCGCCTGTAACTCGGTCGCGATCGACACCGATCAGACCCTGGCGACAGAGCCGTCACCGTCGTGCATCCGGGTGAACCAGCTCGGAGACCTTTTCGTCAAGAAGCAGCTCCGCGGCGCCGGCGTGAAACTCGTCGACCGCAGCACCTTCACATTCGGGATCACCTGCACGTATCGCGCGCAGACCGTGCGGCAGACGTCGATCACCGTGACGGGCTCCGGCGATCTGCTCACATCGGACCCCGTGACCGGCGTGCCGATCGGTTCGCTGTGCGTCGTTACCGAGACCGACAACGGGGGTGCCGACTTCACGCCGCCACCCGTCAGCGTCCTCATCATGGATCCGGATACACCGACGGCGGTCAACGTCACCAACTGGTTCACGGTCGCAACGGTTGATGTGGCGAAGGTCGCCGTCGGTGACGGGGCCTCGCTCACCGCCGTCGCGGACGACACGTACGAGCTACAGGTGACGTGTCAGATGGAGGAGGGCGGGGTCCGCACGACTCTTCACTCGAGCCTCGTCTCGGTGCGAGCGGGCGAAACGGTGACCGTCAAGGACTCTGACGGCGACCCGGTTCTCCTGCCGGTCGGGGCCCGTTGCTATGCAGCCGAGACCGACGCAGGGTATGCGTCGGAGTCGAAGATCGACTTCGATTCCTACCAGAACGGCGCGGTGGTGACGTCTCACCAGAGCGACGATCCCCAGCAGCTCCATCTCACCGCGACGAACACCTTCGACGCGGCGACGCTGACGATCTCGAAGGTCGTCACCGGAACCGGTCCGGGCGGATCGTTCCCGTTCCGGCTCGCGTGCACGCTCGACGGGCAGCCGTATGCGCTGGCCGATGACGACTCCGCCTTCTCGCTGAGTGACGGGGAAACCCGCGCGGTTCAGGTCACGCCCGGTGTCCGGTGCGCGGTCACGGAGCTCGACCCGCGGAACGCGACCGTCACGTACCTCGACGACAGCGGCGCAACCGACGACGGCGTCTACGACTCCGTCGAAGAAACCGCCGCGATCACGGTCACGAACTTCTTCGCACCCCCGCCGGTCGACTCGCTACCGACCGGAGACGGAGACGAAACCGGGAACGGGCCGGGAACGGGTGGCGTCTCGCACTCCCCCGGCGGGGGCTCGCTGGCCTCCACGGGCGGGGCTGTCGCCGGGTCGGCGGCCCTCGCGGGCCTCCTGCTCCTCCTCCTCGGAGGGTTCATGATCCGTCGCCGTCGCGAGCAGAGCTAG
- a CDS encoding SDR family NAD(P)-dependent oxidoreductase, with product MDISGASALVTGGASGLGLATARRLAAAGASVTVVDLPSSPGETIAAELGGAFVPADVTDAEQVAAAAARAAEAGPLRVVVNCAGIAPPAKVLDRDGAPSSLADFERVIRVNLIGTYNVIAQTSAVMAQTDPSESGDRGVIVNTASVAAFDGQIGQPAYSASKGGVHAMTLPIARELARHGIRVVTIAPGIMETPMLKGLPQAAQDSLGQQVPYPSRLGAPDEYARLVLAIVDNGYLNGETIRLDGAIRMAPK from the coding sequence ATGGACATCTCAGGAGCCTCCGCCCTCGTCACCGGCGGTGCCTCGGGGCTGGGCCTGGCCACCGCGCGACGGCTCGCCGCCGCAGGGGCTTCCGTGACGGTGGTCGACCTGCCGTCGTCGCCCGGCGAGACGATCGCCGCGGAGCTCGGCGGGGCGTTCGTGCCCGCCGACGTGACGGATGCCGAACAGGTCGCCGCTGCGGCTGCCCGAGCGGCCGAAGCCGGCCCCCTGCGCGTGGTCGTGAACTGCGCCGGCATCGCCCCACCCGCGAAGGTGCTCGATCGCGACGGCGCTCCGTCGTCGCTCGCCGACTTCGAGCGTGTCATCCGGGTCAACCTCATCGGCACATACAACGTCATCGCCCAGACGTCGGCGGTGATGGCGCAGACCGATCCGAGTGAGAGTGGCGACCGTGGCGTCATCGTCAACACCGCGAGCGTCGCCGCCTTCGACGGGCAGATCGGTCAGCCCGCCTATTCCGCGAGCAAGGGTGGCGTACATGCCATGACACTGCCGATCGCCCGAGAGCTCGCGCGGCACGGCATCCGGGTCGTGACCATCGCCCCCGGCATCATGGAGACGCCGATGCTCAAGGGGCTGCCGCAGGCGGCGCAGGACTCGCTCGGGCAGCAAGTGCCCTATCCCTCGCGCCTCGGCGCCCCCGACGAGTACGCCCGACTCGTGCTCGCGATCGTCGACAACGGCTACCTCAACGGCGAGACCATTCGTCTCGACGGCGCCATCCGGATGGCGCCGAAATGA
- a CDS encoding enoyl-CoA hydratase/isomerase family protein: MTDGILLHVSDGLARVTFDRPASLNAMDFPMAARWRDVAHEVTSDASVGAVILDAKGPAFCAGGDVVAMATTGSSGAEVTETAKAIHEGIRTFAEAPLPMVAAVQGAVAGGGLGLMLTADYIVASENARFVSRYANIGLTPDLGVSTLLPAAIGQRRALQLLLQDRMLTAAEARDWGLVAEVVASGDLVSRVEEIAQFWLDGATAAFGQATRLVRVGAGRTFTENLDDEAATIGAAFDTPEAKARVAAFAAASAKGRS, encoded by the coding sequence ATGACCGACGGCATCCTGCTCCACGTCTCGGACGGTCTCGCGCGGGTCACCTTCGACCGCCCCGCGTCGCTCAACGCGATGGACTTCCCCATGGCTGCGCGCTGGCGCGACGTCGCCCACGAGGTGACGTCCGACGCGTCGGTCGGAGCGGTGATCCTGGATGCCAAGGGCCCCGCGTTCTGCGCGGGCGGCGACGTTGTGGCCATGGCGACGACCGGGTCGTCGGGCGCCGAGGTGACGGAGACGGCGAAAGCGATCCACGAGGGCATCCGGACCTTCGCGGAGGCGCCCCTGCCGATGGTCGCCGCCGTCCAGGGGGCGGTCGCGGGAGGCGGTCTCGGGCTGATGCTCACCGCCGACTACATCGTCGCGAGCGAGAACGCCCGCTTCGTCAGCCGCTACGCGAACATCGGGTTGACGCCCGACCTGGGCGTCTCGACCCTGCTCCCCGCCGCGATCGGGCAGCGGCGGGCGCTGCAGTTACTGCTGCAAGACCGCATGCTCACCGCCGCGGAAGCACGGGACTGGGGTCTCGTGGCTGAGGTGGTGGCATCCGGTGATCTGGTCTCGCGGGTCGAGGAGATCGCGCAGTTCTGGCTCGACGGGGCGACGGCCGCCTTCGGCCAGGCGACGCGTCTCGTGCGCGTGGGCGCCGGGCGTACCTTCACCGAGAACCTCGACGACGAGGCCGCCACCATCGGCGCCGCATTCGACACCCCGGAGGCGAAAGCGCGGGTCGCCGCGTTCGCTGCCGCCTCCGCGAAAGGACGCTCGTGA
- a CDS encoding NAD(P)-dependent oxidoreductase: MTLAGKTILMSGGSRGIGLAIALRAARDGANIAMLAKTDTPHPKLEGTVHTAAEAIRAAGGQALPIVGDVRDEASITKAVMRTVGEFGGIDVLVNNASVIDLSGSLELATKKYDLMQDVNVRGTFLLSRAAVPQLKDAENPHILSLSPPLNVTPKWLGAHTGYSLAKFGMTMATLGIAAEFASDGIAANTLWPRTTIATAAVQNVIGGDRLMAVSRTPEIYADAAYEVLCAPSRELTGQTLIVEDVLERAGVTDFSRYAAVPGTPDEAMYPDIFLD, encoded by the coding sequence GTGACGCTCGCGGGAAAGACCATCCTCATGTCGGGCGGCAGCCGCGGCATCGGCCTCGCCATCGCGCTGCGCGCAGCCCGCGACGGCGCCAACATCGCCATGCTCGCCAAGACCGACACCCCGCACCCGAAGCTCGAAGGCACGGTGCACACCGCGGCCGAGGCGATCCGCGCGGCCGGCGGGCAGGCGCTGCCGATCGTCGGCGATGTGCGCGACGAGGCATCCATCACGAAAGCCGTGATGCGAACGGTGGGAGAGTTCGGCGGCATCGACGTGCTCGTGAACAACGCCAGTGTCATCGACCTCTCGGGCTCGCTCGAGCTCGCGACGAAGAAGTACGACCTGATGCAGGACGTGAATGTCCGCGGAACGTTCCTGCTCTCGCGGGCCGCCGTCCCACAGCTGAAGGATGCCGAGAACCCGCACATCCTCTCGCTGTCACCGCCGTTGAATGTCACACCGAAGTGGCTCGGTGCACACACCGGATACAGCCTCGCGAAGTTCGGGATGACGATGGCGACCCTCGGTATCGCGGCGGAGTTCGCGAGCGACGGGATCGCCGCGAACACCCTGTGGCCACGGACGACCATCGCGACCGCCGCCGTGCAGAACGTCATCGGCGGCGATCGGCTGATGGCCGTGTCGCGCACCCCCGAGATCTACGCCGACGCCGCGTACGAGGTGCTGTGTGCGCCGTCGCGCGAGCTGACCGGGCAGACGCTGATCGTCGAGGACGTGCTCGAGCGAGCCGGTGTGACCGACTTCTCGCGGTACGCCGCGGTACCGGGGACGCCGGACGAGGCGATGTACCCGGACATCTTCCTCGACTGA
- a CDS encoding GntR family transcriptional regulator, with the protein MARAIERGGKVAASMSPEVIASRIALAIREKVIPPGATLVQEDLARRFDVSRSPVREALRILATEGVIEMTPGGGASVRTLDRDELDELYELRLLLEPTIADDIVRRITRGEITALESRVAEMESSDDVGRWMRANFEFHSRLYDAAGRPRTAEILRGLLAAVQPYSQENIDHLGGRGQADEEHREMLAAIRDGDAGRLAELLRTHLVSAKNRVAHALAEGDDVDPLALFRGEP; encoded by the coding sequence ATGGCACGTGCGATCGAACGAGGAGGCAAAGTGGCGGCATCGATGAGCCCCGAGGTGATCGCCTCGCGGATCGCGCTGGCCATCCGCGAGAAGGTCATCCCCCCGGGGGCGACCCTCGTCCAGGAGGACCTCGCTCGGCGTTTCGACGTCAGCCGCAGTCCCGTCCGCGAGGCCCTGCGCATTCTCGCGACCGAGGGCGTGATCGAGATGACGCCTGGCGGCGGCGCATCTGTGCGCACGCTCGACCGCGATGAGCTCGACGAGCTCTACGAGTTGCGACTCCTGCTCGAGCCGACCATCGCCGACGACATCGTCCGGCGCATCACGCGCGGAGAGATCACCGCCCTCGAGTCGCGCGTCGCCGAGATGGAGTCGTCAGACGACGTCGGGCGATGGATGCGCGCGAACTTCGAGTTCCACTCACGGCTGTACGACGCGGCGGGACGGCCGCGCACGGCTGAGATCCTGCGGGGACTCCTGGCCGCCGTGCAGCCCTACTCCCAGGAGAACATCGACCATCTCGGCGGTCGCGGGCAGGCGGATGAGGAGCACCGCGAGATGCTCGCCGCCATCCGCGACGGCGACGCCGGGCGCCTCGCGGAGCTTCTCCGAACGCACCTCGTCAGCGCGAAGAACCGCGTCGCTCACGCCCTCGCCGAGGGCGATGACGTCGATCCACTGGCCCTCTTCCGCGGCGAGCCCTGA
- a CDS encoding ABC transporter substrate-binding protein, with product MRHDVRPNRRARRLIPLVALAAASALVLSGCGADDTSTSGGISSGGEPQTGGTLTVALPATPSIIDPFATSLQADWVIARQVCEPLFDVSTSFEVGPVLAKDLVDNGGGSYTLSLRDGVTFQDGEPFTSADVIASLNRYFLTPGNGSILKSLTTSIEAVDDTTLTITLNTPSPLLPTLLTTAYMMPASVVKDRPITDPVSDLVCTGPYKLTSYAADGDVVLDRWDGYQKLDTPGDGGLGAKNAYADQIVFTPMPEASTRRQATEAGQVDIGGSLSYDDYDSVSSGGVAQAVLLSPTSGSTVVFNKAQGIMSNVAMRQAFLAALNMDDIMLAAFGNPEFYSVDGSIIPEVNSTWATDAGAENYNKPDLDRVKKLLDEAGYTGEPIRWLTTKEDPSWYGPSLPAQQQLKEAGITIDLQVIDRASVIQLRTDPMAFDLFSSGIPTYADPVLLPYLQQTFPGTWVSPDRDALLSTLSTESDPAARKVTWEQLQTLVYEDLPFLKFGTSRPLLITANRVHTEHPDELAGWYYNTWLDQQ from the coding sequence ATGAGGCACGATGTTCGACCGAACCGGCGCGCGCGCCGACTGATCCCGCTCGTCGCGCTCGCGGCGGCATCCGCTCTCGTCCTGTCGGGCTGCGGCGCCGACGACACCTCGACGAGCGGTGGCATCTCGAGCGGAGGCGAGCCGCAGACCGGCGGCACGCTGACCGTGGCGCTGCCGGCCACGCCGTCGATCATCGATCCGTTCGCGACGAGCCTCCAGGCAGACTGGGTCATCGCCCGACAGGTCTGCGAGCCTCTCTTCGATGTCTCGACGTCGTTCGAGGTCGGCCCCGTGCTCGCGAAAGACCTGGTCGACAACGGCGGCGGCAGCTACACGCTCAGCCTGCGCGACGGCGTGACGTTCCAAGACGGCGAGCCGTTCACGTCCGCCGACGTGATCGCCAGCCTCAACCGCTATTTCCTCACCCCCGGCAACGGCTCCATCCTGAAGTCGCTCACGACCTCGATCGAGGCGGTCGACGACACCACGCTCACCATCACGCTGAACACGCCCAGCCCGCTGTTGCCGACTCTGCTGACGACGGCGTACATGATGCCCGCGAGCGTGGTGAAGGATCGCCCGATCACCGACCCCGTGTCCGACCTCGTCTGCACCGGTCCCTACAAGCTGACCAGCTACGCGGCCGACGGCGACGTCGTCCTCGACCGCTGGGACGGTTATCAGAAGCTCGACACCCCCGGCGACGGCGGTCTCGGCGCGAAGAACGCGTACGCCGATCAGATCGTCTTCACCCCGATGCCCGAGGCGTCGACGCGTCGTCAGGCGACCGAGGCCGGCCAGGTCGACATCGGCGGGTCGCTCTCGTACGACGACTACGACTCCGTCAGCAGTGGTGGGGTGGCCCAGGCTGTCTTGCTGAGCCCCACGTCGGGCTCGACCGTCGTGTTCAACAAGGCGCAGGGCATCATGTCGAACGTCGCCATGCGGCAGGCGTTCCTCGCCGCGCTGAACATGGATGACATCATGCTCGCGGCCTTCGGCAACCCCGAGTTCTACTCGGTCGACGGCAGCATCATCCCCGAGGTCAACAGCACCTGGGCGACCGACGCCGGCGCCGAGAACTACAACAAGCCCGACCTCGACCGCGTCAAGAAGCTCCTCGACGAGGCCGGCTACACGGGCGAGCCGATCCGCTGGCTCACCACCAAGGAGGACCCCTCCTGGTACGGCCCGTCGCTCCCCGCTCAGCAGCAGCTGAAGGAGGCCGGCATCACCATCGATCTCCAGGTGATCGACCGGGCGAGCGTCATCCAGCTGCGCACCGACCCCATGGCGTTCGATCTGTTCTCCTCCGGGATCCCCACCTACGCGGACCCGGTGCTGCTGCCCTACCTGCAGCAGACCTTCCCGGGTACGTGGGTCTCACCCGACCGCGATGCGCTGCTGTCGACGCTGTCGACCGAGTCCGACCCGGCAGCGCGCAAGGTCACCTGGGAGCAGCTGCAGACCCTTGTCTACGAAGACCTGCCGTTCCTCAAGTTCGGGACCTCGCGCCCGCTGCTCATCACCGCCAACCGCGTGCACACCGAGCACCCGGACGAGCTGGCCGGCTGGTACTACAACACCTGGCTCGACCAGCAGTGA
- a CDS encoding ABC transporter permease, translated as MSEMTVPTKRSIEAAAARTVRPRLWRRLLHRPIAVVALILLLVMAGAALLAPVLAGDPNAFVAVERLRPPSATHIFGTDNLGRDVYSRTVFGAQASLTVGLVTAAITTAIGVVIGILAGMFRWFDAIVMRIVDGVMSFPIIVLALAMTAILGPGLGTVILAMTIVFVPGMTRVVRSSALVASELPMVDSARAIGAGSVRIFWRYVLPQCTTPVLVQAAITFTTAVLVESALSFIGAGLPPNVPSWGASLSEARSYLTSAVWMWGFPGLALILTVLAMNIVIDNVRDILDPRAGGR; from the coding sequence ATGTCCGAGATGACCGTCCCCACGAAGAGGTCGATCGAAGCGGCGGCCGCGCGCACCGTGCGACCACGACTGTGGCGTCGACTCCTGCACCGACCGATCGCCGTGGTGGCGCTCATCCTCCTTCTCGTGATGGCGGGGGCGGCTCTGCTCGCCCCCGTCCTCGCGGGGGATCCCAACGCCTTCGTCGCCGTCGAGCGCCTGCGCCCGCCCTCCGCGACGCACATCTTCGGCACCGACAACCTGGGACGCGACGTCTATTCGCGCACCGTGTTCGGCGCACAGGCCTCGCTCACCGTGGGCCTCGTCACCGCGGCGATCACCACGGCGATCGGAGTGGTGATCGGCATTCTGGCCGGCATGTTCCGCTGGTTCGACGCGATCGTCATGCGCATCGTCGACGGCGTGATGTCGTTCCCCATCATCGTGCTGGCCCTGGCGATGACCGCGATCCTCGGACCGGGGCTGGGGACCGTGATCCTCGCGATGACCATCGTGTTCGTCCCCGGGATGACCCGTGTCGTGCGCAGCTCCGCCCTCGTGGCCAGCGAGCTGCCGATGGTCGACTCCGCCCGCGCGATCGGAGCCGGCAGCGTCCGCATCTTCTGGCGTTATGTCCTCCCGCAGTGCACGACGCCCGTGCTCGTGCAGGCGGCGATCACCTTCACCACCGCCGTCCTCGTCGAGTCGGCGCTGAGCTTCATCGGTGCGGGCCTGCCGCCGAACGTCCCCAGCTGGGGCGCGTCGCTGTCGGAGGCCCGCAGCTACCTCACCTCGGCGGTGTGGATGTGGGGATTTCCGGGTCTCGCACTCATCCTCACGGTCCTCGCCATGAACATCGTCATCGACAACGTCCGTGACATCCTCGACCCGCGTGCCGGAGGCCGCTGA
- a CDS encoding ABC transporter permease — MTSSTRVPEAADMLRYLAQRLLALLPTVAVPLVLVFLLLRLAPGDPAAILLGDSATPDQVAALRQELGLNAPLWEQFGRFLGDVVTLRLGDSLFLGKPVVDVIPDYALVTLEISIVALVVALVLGIGLGTLAAFRNGRPAGRIATALGIIGISVPQFVVALILIVVFAAWLHWFNVGGFVPMSKGFWPHLRSITLPALSLGIAESAFVARITRGAILDVVREPFVTTARSLGIAPRRIGAVHIVRVAALPIMTVAGLLVASLLSGSAVVETIFGVPGMGRLLLDAVGRRDYSLVQGIVLFTGLFVIIVNLLVDLSYSVVDPRVRLGRKSA; from the coding sequence GTGACATCCTCGACCCGCGTGCCGGAGGCCGCTGACATGCTCCGCTATCTCGCGCAGCGCCTCCTCGCGCTGCTGCCCACCGTCGCCGTGCCCCTGGTGCTGGTCTTCCTCCTCTTGCGCCTCGCTCCGGGCGATCCGGCGGCCATCCTGCTCGGTGACTCCGCCACGCCGGACCAGGTCGCCGCTCTCCGCCAAGAACTCGGGCTCAACGCCCCGCTGTGGGAGCAGTTCGGCCGATTCCTGGGTGACGTGGTCACCCTCCGCCTCGGCGACAGCCTGTTCCTCGGCAAACCCGTGGTCGACGTCATCCCCGACTACGCCCTCGTGACGTTGGAGATCAGCATCGTCGCCCTCGTCGTCGCCCTCGTGCTCGGCATCGGCCTCGGCACGCTCGCCGCCTTCCGCAACGGCCGACCCGCTGGGCGCATCGCCACGGCCCTCGGCATCATCGGCATCTCCGTGCCGCAGTTCGTCGTCGCGCTGATCCTCATCGTGGTCTTCGCCGCCTGGCTGCACTGGTTCAACGTGGGCGGGTTCGTTCCGATGTCGAAGGGCTTCTGGCCGCACCTGCGCTCGATCACCCTGCCCGCCCTGTCACTGGGCATCGCCGAGTCGGCGTTCGTCGCCCGCATCACACGCGGCGCGATCCTCGACGTCGTCCGCGAGCCCTTCGTCACGACCGCGCGTTCCCTCGGCATCGCCCCGCGACGAATCGGCGCGGTGCACATCGTGCGCGTCGCCGCGCTGCCGATCATGACCGTCGCGGGTCTGCTGGTGGCGAGCCTTCTCTCGGGCAGCGCGGTGGTCGAGACGATCTTCGGCGTTCCGGGGATGGGCCGCCTGCTCCTGGATGCCGTCGGGCGCCGAGACTACTCGCTGGTGCAGGGGATCGTGCTGTTCACCGGCCTCTTCGTGATCATCGTCAATCTGCTGGTCGACCTGTCGTACTCCGTGGTCGACCCCCGCGTCCGACTCGGGAGGAAGAGCGCATGA